From Phenylobacterium immobile (ATCC 35973), a single genomic window includes:
- a CDS encoding cation-translocating P-type ATPase, with translation MQIQRIAGLTTAEAAQRFEAVGPNEMPAGGARTLGQIIMETLREPMFLLLIGAAVLYLFIGDLAEGLFLVAGAAASIGLVIFQEARSERALAALRELAQPHARVLRNGVETRIAARDLVPDDILLIGEGERLPADGVLMAGDVLSVDESALTGESAPVTKQPAVGVPDLTVEPAPGAEAGPFLFGGTLVVRGQGVVAVSRTGAASALGRIGSSLAAISHEPTPLQKTAGRLVALLGLLALVFCGLVAMAYGFLRDDWIGGALAGVTVAISLIPEEFPMVLAVFLALGAWRLANHQVLARRSAVIETLGGATVLCVDKTGTLTENRMQVARVWTAAGEFALASGAPSGAAADLLRYASLASAVRPVDPMDKAVRALDLSGAGEQQGEQEPERTWPLRPELLAVVQLWRLPGEVCLAAAKGAPEAIFRLCRLPDAEVARLQGIIESYARDGLRVLGVAFTRPTQAFADPQDVAFEFAGLVGFLDPLRPEVPAALNEARGAGIKVMMITGDHPATALAIARAAGIDTEAGVLTGTEVASLSFEVLCERLKRVRVFARITPEQKLRIVEALKADGEVVAMTGDGVNDAPALEAAHIGVAMGRKGTDVAREAADLVLLDDSFASIVGGVRLGRRIFSNLRRALTYITAIHVPIAGLALSPILLGLPPLLFPMHVVLLELVIDPTCSLVFEAEPSEADAMKRPPRRPEEALFGPTQILVALVQGAGVLVGVLGLYWWALSAFPGAEDAARGAAFLALVVGNLVLALTDSASSGRLFAPHRRTYWIIVAAVAVVMTLVLTVPAIATLFDVALPQRDLLLAALATGALSGGWTSVGVIAGSRFSRSDRRGRRGNSHALK, from the coding sequence ATGCAGATCCAGCGCATCGCCGGATTGACAACGGCCGAGGCGGCGCAGCGCTTCGAGGCCGTCGGGCCCAACGAGATGCCCGCCGGCGGCGCTCGCACGCTCGGCCAAATCATCATGGAGACCCTGCGCGAGCCGATGTTTCTGCTCCTGATAGGGGCCGCGGTGCTCTATCTATTCATTGGCGATCTCGCCGAGGGCCTGTTTCTGGTGGCCGGGGCCGCGGCCTCGATCGGCTTGGTGATCTTCCAGGAGGCTCGGAGCGAGCGGGCGCTCGCCGCGTTGCGCGAGCTGGCGCAGCCGCATGCGCGGGTGCTGCGAAACGGCGTCGAAACGCGGATTGCGGCCCGCGATCTGGTGCCCGACGACATCCTGTTGATTGGTGAGGGGGAGAGGCTTCCCGCCGATGGCGTCCTTATGGCCGGCGACGTGCTCAGCGTCGACGAATCCGCTCTCACCGGCGAGTCGGCGCCCGTCACCAAGCAACCTGCGGTCGGCGTTCCGGACCTCACCGTCGAGCCGGCTCCAGGCGCGGAGGCCGGGCCGTTCTTGTTCGGTGGCACGCTGGTGGTCCGCGGCCAAGGCGTCGTGGCCGTGAGCCGCACCGGAGCGGCCTCGGCCCTGGGACGCATTGGCAGTTCGCTGGCGGCGATCAGCCATGAGCCCACGCCGTTGCAGAAGACTGCGGGACGTCTGGTGGCGCTGCTGGGTCTGCTGGCGCTCGTCTTCTGCGGACTTGTCGCCATGGCCTATGGATTCTTGCGCGACGATTGGATCGGCGGAGCGCTGGCGGGCGTCACCGTGGCGATATCGCTCATTCCAGAAGAATTTCCGATGGTGTTGGCGGTGTTCCTGGCGCTGGGCGCCTGGCGGCTCGCCAATCATCAGGTCCTCGCCCGCCGCAGCGCGGTCATCGAGACCCTCGGCGGCGCAACGGTCCTGTGCGTCGACAAGACCGGAACCCTCACCGAAAACCGGATGCAGGTCGCTCGGGTCTGGACGGCCGCCGGGGAATTCGCGCTCGCCAGCGGCGCGCCCAGCGGCGCAGCGGCCGACCTTCTTCGCTATGCGTCTCTTGCCTCTGCGGTCCGCCCGGTCGACCCAATGGATAAGGCCGTCCGGGCCTTGGACCTCTCCGGCGCGGGAGAGCAGCAGGGTGAACAGGAGCCCGAGCGGACTTGGCCCCTGCGTCCGGAACTGCTGGCCGTCGTCCAGCTCTGGCGATTACCCGGTGAGGTTTGCCTCGCCGCCGCGAAGGGCGCGCCGGAAGCCATTTTCCGGCTGTGCAGACTGCCCGACGCCGAGGTGGCGCGCCTTCAAGGGATCATCGAGTCCTATGCGCGTGACGGCCTGCGGGTCCTAGGCGTTGCGTTTACGCGACCGACGCAGGCGTTCGCCGACCCTCAGGACGTCGCCTTCGAGTTCGCTGGGCTGGTGGGATTTCTCGATCCGCTGCGGCCAGAGGTCCCAGCGGCGCTGAACGAGGCGCGGGGCGCCGGCATCAAGGTGATGATGATCACCGGCGACCATCCGGCGACGGCCCTGGCCATCGCCCGCGCAGCCGGAATCGATACCGAGGCCGGCGTGCTGACGGGCACGGAAGTCGCGTCTCTTTCCTTCGAGGTGCTCTGCGAGAGGCTCAAGCGCGTTCGGGTCTTTGCGCGCATCACCCCTGAGCAGAAACTCCGCATCGTCGAGGCCCTGAAGGCCGACGGCGAAGTGGTGGCGATGACGGGCGATGGCGTCAACGACGCGCCTGCGCTTGAGGCTGCGCATATCGGCGTGGCCATGGGCAGGAAGGGGACCGACGTGGCCCGGGAAGCCGCCGACCTGGTCCTGCTGGATGACAGCTTCGCCTCGATCGTCGGCGGCGTGCGGCTTGGCCGCCGCATCTTCTCCAATCTGCGACGCGCCCTGACCTACATCACAGCGATCCACGTCCCGATCGCCGGGCTCGCGCTCAGTCCCATCCTACTGGGATTGCCGCCCCTGCTGTTCCCCATGCATGTGGTGCTGCTCGAACTCGTCATCGATCCGACCTGCTCGCTGGTGTTCGAGGCGGAGCCGAGCGAAGCGGACGCCATGAAGCGCCCTCCACGGCGTCCCGAGGAGGCGCTGTTCGGGCCCACGCAGATTCTTGTGGCGCTCGTGCAGGGCGCTGGTGTGCTGGTGGGTGTCCTTGGTCTGTACTGGTGGGCGCTAAGCGCCTTCCCGGGTGCAGAGGACGCGGCCCGGGGCGCCGCTTTCCTCGCCCTGGTGGTCGGCAACCTCGTCCTCGCCCTGACCGACTCGGCGTCATCGGGCCGGCTATTCGCCCCACATCGCCGCACCTATTGGATCATCGTGGCCGCCGTGGCGGTCGTGATGACCTTGGTTCTCACCGTCCCTGCCATCGCGACCCTCTTCGATGTCGCCCTGCCGCAGCGTGACCTGCTCCTGGCAGCGCTAGCGACCGGCGCCCTCAGCGGCGGCTGGACCAGCGTGGGCGTCATCGCCGGAAGCCGATTTAGCCGAAGCGACCGACGTGGCCGCCGAGGGAATTCACACGCCCTGAAATGA
- a CDS encoding universal stress protein — MPIRDVVLQIDSYPEATSTEATSTEAIEQAARFTAAIASGRRIGEVLDDYVTECGSDLLVMGAYGRSRVREFILGGGDGTRAARSQDAAVPVSLNRGLLACRSSASPD, encoded by the coding sequence ATGCCCATCCGCGACGTAGTGCTGCAGATCGACAGCTATCCCGAGGCGACCTCAACCGAGGCGACCTCAACCGAGGCGATCGAACAAGCGGCCAGGTTTACCGCGGCTATCGCCTCCGGCCGCCGGATCGGCGAGGTGCTTGACGACTATGTGACCGAATGCGGTTCCGATCTGCTGGTGATGGGGGCCTACGGTCGATCACGCGTCCGGGAGTTCATTCTCGGGGGGGGCGACGGAACACGTGCCGCACGATCCCAAGACGCCGCTGTTCCTGTCTCATTAAATCGAGGTCTTCTGGCATGCAGATCCAGCGCATCGCCGGATTGA